One part of the Aricia agestis chromosome Z, ilAriAges1.1, whole genome shotgun sequence genome encodes these proteins:
- the LOC121739426 gene encoding actin-related protein 2/3 complex subunit 1A-A has protein sequence MAQTLTFGDSCAPITCHAWNKERNQIAFSPNNNEVHIYQKDGGEWKQTNNLVEHDMRVMGIDWAPNTNRIVTCSVDRNAYVWTQAEDGKWNTTLVLLRINRAATCVKWSPMENKFAVGSGARLISICYFEKENNWWVSKHIKKPIRSTVTSLDWHPNNILLVAGSSDFKVRVFSAYIKDIEDQPGPNVWGSKLPLGQLLAEFRSSGGGWVHGVSFSADGNKVAWVGHDSAINIADATQGKAIIKLKTEYLPFLDCIWISNNSLIVAGHSCIPLLYTHNGNEIKFVAKLDNTQRKESGGLSAMKKFQSLDRQARIETNDTFLDSIHQNAITCIRIFKGSKASASKFSTSGLDGQLVIWDNELLEKSFNGLKI, from the exons ATGGCACAAACACTTACTTTCGGTGACTCATGCGCCCCGATAACTTGCCATGCATGGAACAAGGAGAGAAATC AAATTGCATTCTCACCAAACAATAATGAAGTCCATATATACCAAAAGGATGGCGGCGAATGGAAGCAAACCAACAATTTAGTGGAACATGACATGAGGGTGATGGGAATAGATTGGGCTCCCAACACCAACAGGATTGTGACTTGCTCCGTGGACCGTAATGCCTACGTTTGGACCCAAGCCGAGGATGGCAAATGGAATACCACTCTGGTGCTACTTCGCATTAACCGAGCCGCCACTTGTGTAAAATGGTCTCCAATGGAAAATAAGTTTGCCGTTGGCTCAGGAGCCCGGTTGATATCAATTTGCTATTTCGAAAAGGAGAACAACTGGTGGGTGTCAAAGCACATCAAAAAGCCAATCCGTTCAACAGTGACTTCCCTGGACTGGCATCCTAATAATATTCTCCTGGTGGCTGGATCATCAGATTTTAAAGTTCGTGTTTTCTCTGCATATATTAAGGATATTGAAGACCAACCTGGACCCAATGTGTGGGGCTCGAAACTGCCTTTGGGGCAGCTTCTTGCCGAGTTTAGGTCATCTGGTGGTGGCTGGGTCCATGGAGTTTCTTTTTCTGCTGATGGCAATAAGGTCGCCTGGGTCGGACACGACAGTGCTATCAACATAGCCGATGCCACCCAAGGGAAGGCTATCATAAAACTTAAGACTGAGTATCTGCCATTTTTAGATTGTATATGGATTTCCAATAACTCTCTTATTGTAGCAGGTCATAGTTGCATTCCATTACTGTATACCCACAACGGCAATGAGATTAAGTTTGTGGCCAAACTGGATAATACTCAGAGGAAGGAGTCAGGAGGATTGTCTGCCATGAAGAAGTTCCAATCGTTGGACCGTCAAGCTCGTATTGAGACTAACGACACATTTCTTGATTCTATCCACCAGAATGCCATAACATGTATTCGTATTTTCAAAGGCTCGAAAGCGAGTGCCTCCAAGTTTAGTACGTCGGGCCTGGATGGACAGCTAGTCATTTGGGACAATGAACTCCTGGAAAAGAGTTTCAATGGGCTCAAGATTTAA
- the LOC121738995 gene encoding aprataxin and PNK-like factor isoform X2, with translation MVIKLIQIDCEDPAKITLSSGEHLFGRGKLLGCDDKRISRNHGELRVLEDHIEIKALHQNPCFYTKKGSEEKEILKKDSVINLSNGDRFGLLPDAFWYEVVKCINGSQATVKEDANTEEYIEQTLNPDETRNDNAESPSIIPNASDTVLNTNNSSVQSNLSNNDSETTKVTVKRTHSIEQSDSIIENNKKFKTDSVEVKDDLEIGPTVVQTAPTGLQAATTEGQIDATIVKTEPVEVKTEPVEVKTKPTEVKTEPTEVKNKPTQDTSSENNDTEAANVKQESNDAVGPSGNQANNDGAVNNNARTPRERCMYGANCYRRNPAHFTQFSHPNDADWGAGVQAPCPFGAACGRRDPRHYRDHTHPPGHRPPPPPDNEAEAGKREWRGSSYSPPPGVIVRLRRKHLRRFENYEFDDESDEFDPFDTDGSDEWEPEK, from the exons ATGGTAATAAAGCTTATTCAAATTGATTGCGAGGATCCTGCTAAAATTACGCTTTCCTCAGGCGAACATTTATTCGGCAGAGGAAAGCTACTTGGG TGTGATGATAAGAGGATATCAAGGAACCATGGAGAATTGCGTGTTTTAGAAGACCATATTGAAATAAAAgca CTTCACCAAAATCCATGTTTCTACACAAAGAAAGGTTCGGAAGAGAAAGAGATACTAAAAAAAGATTCAGTGATAAATCTCTCAAACGGGGACAGATTCGGACTGTTACCGGATGCATTCTGGTATGAAGTCGTAAAATGCATCAATGGATCTCAAGCAACAGTTAAAGAGGATGCAAACACAGAGGAGTATATTGAACAAACTCTTAATCCTGATGAGACAAGAAATGACAATGCAGAATCACCTTCTATTATAC CAAATGCAAGTGACACTGTCTTAAACACTAATAACTCTTCAGTGCAAAGTAATTTAAGCAATAATGATTCTGAAACAACTAAAGTAACAGTCAAAAGAACCCACAGTATTGAACAGAGTGACAGTATTATAGagaacaataaaaaattcaaaacagaTTCTGTAGAGGTTAAAGACGATTTGGAAATTGGACCCACAGTGGTGCAAACCGCACCCACAGGATTGCAAGCAGCAACCACTGAGGGGCAAATTGATGCTACAATTGTGAAGACTGAACCAGTAGAGGTGAAAACTGAACCAGTAGAGGTAAAAACTAAACCTACAGAGGTAAAAACTGAACCTACAgaggtaaaaaataaacctaCACAAGATACAAGCTCAGAAAATAATGATACAGAGGCTGCCAATGTTAAACAAGAATCTAACGATGCAGTGGGACCTAGTGGCAATcaa GCCAATAATGATGGTGCAGTGAATAACAATGCAAGAACACCAAGGGAGAGATGTATGTATGGAGCCAACTGTTACAG acGGAATCCAGCCCACTTCACGCAGTTCAGTCATCCAAACGATGCTGACTGGGGTGCAGGGGTGCAGGCGCCATGTCCGTTCGGCGCCGCGTGCGGTCGCCGCGACCCGCGACACTACCGCGACCACACACACCCGCCGGGACAccgcccgccgccgccaccAG ataacgAAGCAGAAGCGGGTAAGAGGGAATGGAGAGGCAGCAGCTACAGTCCCCCGCCGGGTGTGATCGTCCGACTGAGGAGGAAGCACCTGCGACGTTTCGAGAATTACGAGTTTGATGACGAGTCCGATGAATTTG atCCATTTGATACTGACGGATCTGACGAGTGGGAACCAGAAAAGTAA
- the LOC121738995 gene encoding aprataxin and PNK-like factor isoform X1, producing the protein MVIKLIQIDCEDPAKITLSSGEHLFGRGKLLGCDDKRISRNHGELRVLEDHIEIKALHQNPCFYTKKGSEEKEILKKDSVINLSNGDRFGLLPDAFWYEVVKCINGSQATVKEDANTEEYIEQTLNPDETRNDNAESPSIIPNASDTVLNTNNSSVQSNLSNNDSETTKVTVKRTHSIEQSDSIIENNKKFKTDSVEVKDDLEIGPTVVQTAPTGLQAATTEGQIDATIVKTEPVEVKTEPTQDTSSENNDTEAANVKQESNDAVGPSGNQANNDGAVNNNARTPRERCMYGANCYRRNPAHFTQFSHPNDADWGAGVQAPCPFGAACGRRDPRHYRDHTHPPGHRPPPPPGKIRKRRGSSYSPPPGVLVRIQPKRRRRNPSSCSGTPYSSEDTETSEEECNNEAEAGKREWRGSSYSPPPGVIVRLRRKHLRRFENYEFDDESDEFDPFDTDGSDEWEPEK; encoded by the exons ATGGTAATAAAGCTTATTCAAATTGATTGCGAGGATCCTGCTAAAATTACGCTTTCCTCAGGCGAACATTTATTCGGCAGAGGAAAGCTACTTGGG TGTGATGATAAGAGGATATCAAGGAACCATGGAGAATTGCGTGTTTTAGAAGACCATATTGAAATAAAAgca CTTCACCAAAATCCATGTTTCTACACAAAGAAAGGTTCGGAAGAGAAAGAGATACTAAAAAAAGATTCAGTGATAAATCTCTCAAACGGGGACAGATTCGGACTGTTACCGGATGCATTCTGGTATGAAGTCGTAAAATGCATCAATGGATCTCAAGCAACAGTTAAAGAGGATGCAAACACAGAGGAGTATATTGAACAAACTCTTAATCCTGATGAGACAAGAAATGACAATGCAGAATCACCTTCTATTATAC CAAATGCAAGTGACACTGTCTTAAACACTAATAACTCTTCAGTGCAAAGTAATTTAAGCAATAATGATTCTGAAACAACTAAAGTAACAGTCAAAAGAACCCACAGTATTGAACAGAGTGACAGTATTATAGagaacaataaaaaattcaaaacagaTTCTGTAGAGGTTAAAGACGATTTGGAAATTGGACCCACAGTGGTGCAAACCGCACCCACAGGATTGCAAGCAGCAACCACTGAGGGGCAAATTGATGCTACAATTGTGAAGACTGAACCAGTAGAGGTGAAAACTG aacctaCACAAGATACAAGCTCAGAAAATAATGATACAGAGGCTGCCAATGTTAAACAAGAATCTAACGATGCAGTGGGACCTAGTGGCAATcaa GCCAATAATGATGGTGCAGTGAATAACAATGCAAGAACACCAAGGGAGAGATGTATGTATGGAGCCAACTGTTACAG acGGAATCCAGCCCACTTCACGCAGTTCAGTCATCCAAACGATGCTGACTGGGGTGCAGGGGTGCAGGCGCCATGTCCGTTCGGCGCCGCGTGCGGTCGCCGCGACCCGCGACACTACCGCGACCACACACACCCGCCGGGACAccgcccgccgccgccaccAG GTAAAATAAGAAAACGTCGCGGCAGTAGCTATAGTCCGCCACCCGGTGTGCTGGTGAGGATACAGCCTAAACGACGTCGACGGAACCCAAGCTCGTGCAGTGGCACCCCTTATTCGTCAGAGGACACTGAGACATCAGAGGAAGAATGTA ataacgAAGCAGAAGCGGGTAAGAGGGAATGGAGAGGCAGCAGCTACAGTCCCCCGCCGGGTGTGATCGTCCGACTGAGGAGGAAGCACCTGCGACGTTTCGAGAATTACGAGTTTGATGACGAGTCCGATGAATTTG atCCATTTGATACTGACGGATCTGACGAGTGGGAACCAGAAAAGTAA
- the LOC121738996 gene encoding translin-associated protein X — MSGRGRYRGKRHDNHHTLSAVAKETVSSLSSDSPVLAMFKSISNKLNGRQDRHERLVKLSRDITIESKRIIFLLHSAITEEAAQKAVKEANERLQKLINGPIKNIALELENSPAYLHSRAVTAGFQEFIEARTFCSLMENKEIIPWADVQKELTYTVKSTEDEGIERSVVTMLTPNDYMLGIADLTGELMRKAINSISSGDSKECFYACQVVRELYTGYLGLFGAGKDLGRKMSVTRANVFKVETAVYALQVRGGEAPPTLLVANKQDWEHREHSDDEGYF; from the exons atgtcgGGACGAG GGAGATATCGTGGTAAGCGGCATGACAACCATCACACGCTGTCAGCAGTAGCAAAAGAGACTGTGAGCTCTCTTTCAAGCGATAGTCCCGTGCTGGCTATGTTTAAATCGATCTCCAACAAACTGAACGGTCGTCAGGATAGGCATGAGAGACTGGTCAAACTCTCGAGAGACATAACAATTGAGAGCAAGAGGATCATATTCCTTTTACATTCAGCTATCAC TGAGGAGGCAGCCCAAAAAGCAGTCAAAGAAGCTAATGAAAGATTACAAAAACTAATAAATGGTCCAATCAAAAACATTGCTTTGGAACTTGAGAATAGCCCAGCGTACTTACATAGCCGTGCTGTGACTGCAGGATTTCAAGAGTTTATTGAAGCCAGAACTTTCTGTTCACTCAtggaaaataaagaaattataccATGGGCTGATGTTCAGAAGGAACTTACGTATACAGTGAAGTCCACAGAAGATGAAGGGATAGAAAGAAGTGTTGTTACAATGTTAACACCCAACGATTACATGTTGGGAATAGCTGATCTCACTGGAGAGTTGATGAGGAAGGCCATCAATAGTATATCCAGCGGTGACAGCAAAGAATGCTTCTATGCATGTCAGGTCGTTAGGGAACTGTATACAGGATATCTAG GTTTGTTTGGTGCAGGCAAAGACTTAGGTCGAAAGATGTCTGTGACCCGAGCCAACGTATTTAAGGTTGAGACTGCAGTGTACGCGCTACAGGTGCGAGGCGGTGAAGCACCACCCACACTGCTTGTGGCCAACAAGCAGGATTGGGAGCACCGAGAGCATTCCGACGATGAGGGATACTTTTGA
- the LOC121738995 gene encoding aprataxin and PNK-like factor isoform X3 yields MVIKLIQIDCEDPAKITLSSGEHLFGRGKLLGCDDKRISRNHGELRVLEDHIEIKALHQNPCFYTKKGSEEKEILKKDSVINLSNGDRFGLLPDAFWYEVVKCINGSQATVKEDANTEEYIEQTLNPDETRNDNAESPSIIPNASDTVLNTNNSSVQSNLSNNDSETTKVTVKRTHSIEQSDSIIENNKKFKTDSVEVKDDLEIGPTVVQTAPTGLQAATTEGQIDATIVKTEPVEVKTEPVEVKTKPTEVKTEPTEVKNKPTQDTSSENNDTEAANVKQESNDAVGPSGNQANNDGAVNNNARTPRERCMYGANCYRRNPAHFTQFSHPNDADWGAGVQAPCPFGAACGRRDPRHYRDHTHPPGHRPPPPPGMQVVEKHGNIFYINAAAQVNFYDDHFEVVDSEGDSVDYDYEF; encoded by the exons ATGGTAATAAAGCTTATTCAAATTGATTGCGAGGATCCTGCTAAAATTACGCTTTCCTCAGGCGAACATTTATTCGGCAGAGGAAAGCTACTTGGG TGTGATGATAAGAGGATATCAAGGAACCATGGAGAATTGCGTGTTTTAGAAGACCATATTGAAATAAAAgca CTTCACCAAAATCCATGTTTCTACACAAAGAAAGGTTCGGAAGAGAAAGAGATACTAAAAAAAGATTCAGTGATAAATCTCTCAAACGGGGACAGATTCGGACTGTTACCGGATGCATTCTGGTATGAAGTCGTAAAATGCATCAATGGATCTCAAGCAACAGTTAAAGAGGATGCAAACACAGAGGAGTATATTGAACAAACTCTTAATCCTGATGAGACAAGAAATGACAATGCAGAATCACCTTCTATTATAC CAAATGCAAGTGACACTGTCTTAAACACTAATAACTCTTCAGTGCAAAGTAATTTAAGCAATAATGATTCTGAAACAACTAAAGTAACAGTCAAAAGAACCCACAGTATTGAACAGAGTGACAGTATTATAGagaacaataaaaaattcaaaacagaTTCTGTAGAGGTTAAAGACGATTTGGAAATTGGACCCACAGTGGTGCAAACCGCACCCACAGGATTGCAAGCAGCAACCACTGAGGGGCAAATTGATGCTACAATTGTGAAGACTGAACCAGTAGAGGTGAAAACTGAACCAGTAGAGGTAAAAACTAAACCTACAGAGGTAAAAACTGAACCTACAgaggtaaaaaataaacctaCACAAGATACAAGCTCAGAAAATAATGATACAGAGGCTGCCAATGTTAAACAAGAATCTAACGATGCAGTGGGACCTAGTGGCAATcaa GCCAATAATGATGGTGCAGTGAATAACAATGCAAGAACACCAAGGGAGAGATGTATGTATGGAGCCAACTGTTACAG acGGAATCCAGCCCACTTCACGCAGTTCAGTCATCCAAACGATGCTGACTGGGGTGCAGGGGTGCAGGCGCCATGTCCGTTCGGCGCCGCGTGCGGTCGCCGCGACCCGCGACACTACCGCGACCACACACACCCGCCGGGACAccgcccgccgccgccaccAG gtatGCAAGTTGTTGAGAAACACGGCAACATATTTTACATCAATGCCGCTGCCCAAGTCAACTTTTACGATGATCACTTTGAGGTCGTCGATTCTGAGGGAGACAGTGTTGATTATGATTATGAGTTTTAA
- the LOC121738995 gene encoding aprataxin and PNK-like factor isoform X4 codes for MDLKQQLKRMQTQRSILNKLLILMRQEMTMQNHLLLYVTNASDTVLNTNNSSVQSNLSNNDSETTKVTVKRTHSIEQSDSIIENNKKFKTDSVEVKDDLEIGPTVVQTAPTGLQAATTEGQIDATIVKTEPVEVKTEPVEVKTKPTEVKTEPTEVKNKPTQDTSSENNDTEAANVKQESNDAVGPSGNQANNDGAVNNNARTPRERCMYGANCYRRNPAHFTQFSHPNDADWGAGVQAPCPFGAACGRRDPRHYRDHTHPPGHRPPPPPGKIRKRRGSSYSPPPGVLVRIQPKRRRRNPSSCSGTPYSSEDTETSEEECNNEAEAGKREWRGSSYSPPPGVIVRLRRKHLRRFENYEFDDESDEFDPFDTDGSDEWEPEK; via the exons ATGGATCTCAAGCAACAGTTAAAGAGGATGCAAACACAGAGGAGTATATTGAACAAACTCTTAATCCTGATGAGACAAGAAATGACAATGCAGAATCACCTTCTATTATACGTAA CAAATGCAAGTGACACTGTCTTAAACACTAATAACTCTTCAGTGCAAAGTAATTTAAGCAATAATGATTCTGAAACAACTAAAGTAACAGTCAAAAGAACCCACAGTATTGAACAGAGTGACAGTATTATAGagaacaataaaaaattcaaaacagaTTCTGTAGAGGTTAAAGACGATTTGGAAATTGGACCCACAGTGGTGCAAACCGCACCCACAGGATTGCAAGCAGCAACCACTGAGGGGCAAATTGATGCTACAATTGTGAAGACTGAACCAGTAGAGGTGAAAACTGAACCAGTAGAGGTAAAAACTAAACCTACAGAGGTAAAAACTGAACCTACAgaggtaaaaaataaacctaCACAAGATACAAGCTCAGAAAATAATGATACAGAGGCTGCCAATGTTAAACAAGAATCTAACGATGCAGTGGGACCTAGTGGCAATcaa GCCAATAATGATGGTGCAGTGAATAACAATGCAAGAACACCAAGGGAGAGATGTATGTATGGAGCCAACTGTTACAG acGGAATCCAGCCCACTTCACGCAGTTCAGTCATCCAAACGATGCTGACTGGGGTGCAGGGGTGCAGGCGCCATGTCCGTTCGGCGCCGCGTGCGGTCGCCGCGACCCGCGACACTACCGCGACCACACACACCCGCCGGGACAccgcccgccgccgccaccAG GTAAAATAAGAAAACGTCGCGGCAGTAGCTATAGTCCGCCACCCGGTGTGCTGGTGAGGATACAGCCTAAACGACGTCGACGGAACCCAAGCTCGTGCAGTGGCACCCCTTATTCGTCAGAGGACACTGAGACATCAGAGGAAGAATGTA ataacgAAGCAGAAGCGGGTAAGAGGGAATGGAGAGGCAGCAGCTACAGTCCCCCGCCGGGTGTGATCGTCCGACTGAGGAGGAAGCACCTGCGACGTTTCGAGAATTACGAGTTTGATGACGAGTCCGATGAATTTG atCCATTTGATACTGACGGATCTGACGAGTGGGAACCAGAAAAGTAA